One region of Priestia megaterium genomic DNA includes:
- the deoC gene encoding deoxyribose-phosphate aldolase: protein MSQNITGIIDHTLLKADATEEQVTVLAQEAKEYSFASVCVNPTWVKKAAELLKDAPEVKVCTVIGFPLGATTSAVKAFETTNAIENGADEVDMVINIGALKDKNYDLVQSDIQAVVDAAKGKALVKVIIETALLTDEEKAKVSELAVKAGADFVKTSTGFSTGGATVEDVALMRKTVGPDVGVKASGGVRGLEDAKAMIEAGATRIGASSGVSIAKGQLSNSDY, encoded by the coding sequence ATGAGTCAAAACATTACGGGTATTATTGATCATACATTATTAAAAGCAGATGCAACAGAAGAGCAAGTTACGGTTTTAGCACAAGAAGCAAAAGAATATTCATTCGCTTCAGTTTGCGTAAATCCAACGTGGGTAAAAAAAGCAGCTGAGTTATTAAAAGATGCTCCAGAAGTAAAAGTGTGTACGGTAATCGGTTTCCCTCTTGGAGCTACGACTTCAGCAGTAAAAGCATTCGAAACAACAAATGCAATCGAAAACGGTGCAGATGAAGTAGATATGGTGATCAACATCGGCGCATTAAAAGATAAAAACTATGACTTAGTGCAAAGCGACATTCAAGCAGTAGTAGATGCTGCAAAAGGAAAAGCGCTAGTAAAAGTAATTATTGAAACAGCTCTTTTAACTGACGAAGAAAAAGCAAAAGTTTCTGAGCTAGCTGTAAAAGCTGGAGCTGATTTTGTTAAAACGTCAACGGGCTTCTCAACAGGAGGCGCAACGGTAGAAGACGTAGCGCTTATGAGAAAAACGGTTGGACCGGATGTAGGTGTAAAAGCTTCTGGCGGCGTTCGCGGCTTAGAAGATGCAAAAGCAATGATTGAAGCAGGTGCAACACGTATTGGTGCAAGCTCTGGCGTATCAATTGCAAAAGGTCAATTAAGCAACTCTGATTATTAA
- a CDS encoding pyrimidine-nucleoside phosphorylase, with the protein MRMVDLIEKKRNGHELNKAEIDFIIEGYTKGDLPDYQLSAFAMAIYFQGMTQEERVNLTQAMVESGDQIDLSKIEGIKVDKHSTGGVGDTTTLVLGPLVAAVDVPVAKMSGRGLGHTGGTIDKLEAVPGFHVEITNEEFIRLVNTNKIAVIGQSGDLTPADKKLYALRDVTATVDSIPLIASSIMSKKIAAGADAICLDVKTGNGAFMKKLEDAEELAKAMVEIGKGVGRNTKAIISDMSQPLGFAVGNALEVKEAIDTLKGEGPEDLTELCLTLGSHMVVLAEKASSLDEARAMLQEVIKNGKALESFKTFLSAQGGDASVADDPSKLPDAAHKIEVPAKEDGYISEIVAEKIGVAAMKLGAGRATKESEIDLAVGIMLNKKVGDQVKKGDSLVTIHSNSEDVQEVMDIVYDSYSTVAEKVEAPTLIYKEIH; encoded by the coding sequence ATGAGAATGGTTGACTTAATTGAAAAAAAACGTAATGGACATGAATTAAATAAAGCAGAAATCGATTTTATTATCGAAGGTTATACAAAAGGGGATTTACCTGATTATCAGCTATCGGCATTTGCGATGGCGATTTACTTTCAAGGAATGACGCAGGAAGAACGCGTAAATTTAACGCAAGCAATGGTTGAATCAGGCGATCAAATTGACTTATCAAAAATTGAAGGTATTAAAGTAGACAAACACAGCACAGGCGGCGTAGGTGATACAACAACACTTGTATTAGGACCTTTAGTAGCTGCGGTTGATGTACCGGTTGCCAAAATGTCTGGCCGCGGCTTAGGACACACTGGCGGTACGATTGATAAACTAGAAGCAGTGCCTGGCTTCCACGTTGAAATTACAAACGAAGAATTCATTCGTTTAGTAAATACAAATAAAATTGCCGTTATCGGTCAAAGCGGAGACTTAACGCCAGCGGATAAAAAACTTTATGCGCTTCGTGATGTAACAGCAACGGTTGATTCGATTCCGTTAATTGCAAGCTCAATTATGAGTAAGAAAATTGCGGCTGGAGCAGATGCCATTTGCTTGGACGTGAAAACGGGGAACGGCGCATTCATGAAGAAGCTTGAAGACGCTGAAGAATTAGCAAAAGCAATGGTTGAAATCGGAAAAGGCGTAGGCCGAAACACAAAAGCAATCATTTCAGATATGAGCCAGCCTCTAGGTTTTGCGGTTGGTAATGCGCTTGAAGTGAAAGAAGCAATCGACACGTTAAAAGGCGAAGGCCCTGAAGATTTAACGGAGCTTTGCTTAACATTAGGAAGTCATATGGTTGTACTTGCTGAAAAAGCAAGCAGCTTAGACGAAGCGCGTGCAATGCTTCAAGAAGTAATTAAGAACGGAAAAGCATTAGAATCATTTAAAACATTCTTAAGCGCACAGGGCGGAGACGCTTCTGTGGCAGACGATCCGTCTAAATTACCGGATGCAGCGCACAAAATTGAAGTGCCAGCAAAAGAAGATGGCTACATTTCAGAAATCGTTGCAGAAAAAATTGGCGTAGCAGCAATGAAGCTAGGTGCAGGACGTGCAACAAAAGAATCTGAAATCGACTTAGCAGTTGGTATCATGCTTAATAAAAAAGTTGGAGACCAAGTGAAAAAAGGCGACTCTCTTGTTACAATCCACAGCAACAGCGAAGATGTACAAGAAGTGATGGATATCGTTTATGATTCTTACAGCACGGTCGCTGAAAAAGTAGAAGCTCCAACGTTAATTTATAAAGAAATTCATTAA
- a CDS encoding sugar-binding transcriptional regulator: protein MDQEKFNKVIEAARMYYILDYNQSEIAKKLGVSRPTVSRLLQTAKEEGIVQIKIVDSSINSEKLSSQLEQKFNLKKAIVTPVPQYENHIIKSHLGVAAADYLYDIVKDGDIIGVTWGTTLYQVAIDLKQKYVNDVQVVQLKGGVSHSETSTYASEIMYLFGKAYNTPPMHLPLPVIVDHVVVKKAMETDRHIKRILDLGKQANIAVFTTGPIKTDSLLFQLGYFSEQDVEMISSRAVGDICSRFFDKDGQICNESLDERTLGLDLEELKKKEYAILVAGGDQKIDSIYGALQGKFANVLVTDQFTARFLLDKQE from the coding sequence ATGGATCAAGAGAAATTTAATAAGGTGATTGAAGCGGCAAGGATGTATTATATTCTTGATTATAATCAAAGTGAAATTGCAAAAAAACTTGGTGTATCGAGGCCTACGGTTTCTCGATTGCTGCAGACAGCAAAAGAAGAAGGCATTGTTCAAATTAAAATTGTGGATTCATCTATCAATAGTGAAAAATTGTCTTCTCAGCTTGAACAAAAATTCAATCTAAAAAAAGCAATCGTCACACCGGTGCCTCAATATGAAAATCACATTATTAAAAGTCATCTAGGCGTGGCAGCAGCTGACTATCTCTATGACATCGTAAAAGATGGAGATATTATTGGGGTGACGTGGGGAACAACTCTTTATCAAGTGGCCATCGATTTAAAACAAAAGTATGTGAATGACGTGCAGGTTGTGCAGTTAAAAGGCGGCGTAAGCCATTCGGAAACGAGCACGTATGCTTCTGAAATTATGTACTTATTTGGAAAGGCATACAATACGCCTCCTATGCATCTTCCTCTGCCTGTGATTGTCGATCACGTGGTAGTCAAAAAAGCAATGGAAACGGATCGTCATATTAAGCGCATTTTAGATTTAGGCAAGCAAGCCAACATTGCCGTGTTTACTACGGGACCCATTAAAACGGATTCGCTGCTTTTTCAGCTTGGCTACTTTTCTGAGCAAGATGTAGAGATGATTTCTTCGCGAGCCGTAGGAGACATTTGTTCACGCTTTTTTGATAAAGATGGACAAATTTGCAATGAAAGCCTGGATGAACGGACGCTTGGACTTGATTTGGAGGAGCTGAAGAAGAAAGAGTACGCCATTTTAGTAGCTGGCGGGGATCAGAAAATCGACAGCATTTACGGAGCGCTGCAAGGGAAATTTGCAAATGTACTCGTTACTGATCAGTTCACGGCGCGCTTTTTATTAGATAAACAAGAGTAA
- a CDS encoding HNH endonuclease domain-containing protein — translation MENISKRESLHAFYNILWKYETKECFYCGKVLSDKRIATHVDYFIPWSYIQSDNMWNLVLSCQSCNTKKSNKLAKSLYLEKMFVRNENLKLTAVHNDFNYYSERKLEALYEYAGMNGYVENWSP, via the coding sequence GTGGAAAATATATCAAAACGCGAATCGCTGCATGCATTCTATAACATCCTTTGGAAATATGAAACAAAAGAATGTTTTTATTGTGGGAAAGTTCTTTCTGATAAACGCATCGCTACTCATGTAGATTATTTTATTCCATGGAGTTATATCCAATCAGATAATATGTGGAATTTGGTGCTAAGCTGTCAAAGCTGCAACACAAAAAAGAGCAATAAACTTGCTAAGAGCTTATATCTTGAGAAGATGTTTGTTCGTAATGAGAATCTTAAATTAACAGCAGTTCACAATGATTTTAACTATTATTCGGAGCGTAAGTTAGAAGCTCTTTATGAGTATGCTGGAATGAATGGATACGTAGAAAACTGGTCTCCTTAA
- a CDS encoding nucleoside triphosphate pyrophosphohydrolase produces MPTYNKLVRDKIPTIIEKSGNTFKPRVLQRDEYQNELKEKAKEELQEYIEAQTHQDAIEELADLLEVMHALAAVHGATPEQLEKVREEKAEERGKFDGRIYLVETEEA; encoded by the coding sequence ATGCCTACTTATAACAAGCTAGTGCGAGATAAAATTCCCACAATTATTGAAAAAAGTGGAAACACCTTCAAACCACGCGTGCTGCAGCGAGATGAGTATCAAAATGAGCTGAAGGAAAAGGCAAAAGAAGAGCTTCAAGAATACATAGAAGCCCAAACGCATCAAGATGCCATTGAAGAACTCGCAGATTTACTGGAAGTTATGCACGCGCTAGCAGCTGTGCACGGGGCCACGCCAGAACAGCTTGAGAAAGTGCGTGAGGAGAAGGCGGAGGAGCGCGGGAAGTTTGATGGTCGAATTTATTTAGTGGAAACAGAAGAAGCGTAG